The following coding sequences are from one Hydra vulgaris chromosome 04, alternate assembly HydraT2T_AEP window:
- the LOC105844597 gene encoding uncharacterized protein LOC105844597 isoform X1: MSCEIPVNTLKSGTHHYKSSSLNYDGNQSSLNKISHPACSLMYDGTSSSLFFKIPDFSVGNENKCTTLECSDITAADLRVTSKFGSWDTITCRLLIECKNPLVAWKVSMLPLDDNKSNGENYTEKNPVYVSIKQESCMVKATFDVLYANDIKNLLHRVKLAKLKERLNIQELHKRGLEKNIRVPDKIREGLPEWVNYIPAKWYSSAVRQVLEYLIGLYTVLTLCWALWQLYKHVSFIQKYMQPLIDFFMFYLHILTDWFKLLDAYADILSTYWWTYMKPMFLLIYPLYNGLAQLFKPLRNVAGVVNTLFQPFISCAKSLSLALQPLFQPVSNLCGLVTRFLKDIHAMIITTTIYQRIASEINYGSLDPLRAQVTLIRDVIFRSVRNLIFGMKFIFSRIYYTHMFLKREHKYVQEETEIENKEKKH; the protein is encoded by the exons ATGTCTTGTGAAATACCTGTTAACACTCTTAAAAGTGGAACACATCATTACAAAAGCAGTTCACTAAACTACGACGGAAATCAAAGTTCTCTTAACAAAATTTCACATCCTG cctGCTCATTGATGTATGATGGGACATCAAGTTCGTTGTTCTTCAAAATTCCTGATTTCTCTGTtggaaatgaaaataaatgcaCAACCCTGGAATGTTCTGATATCACAGCTGCTGATCTTCGTGTAACTTCAAAGTTTGGTAGTTGGGACACAATAACATGTCGTTTACTTATTGAGTGTAAAAATCCGTTAGTTGCTTGGAAAGTTAGTATGTTACCTTTAGATGATAATAAGTCTAATGGAGAGAATTATACTGAAAAAAATCCTGTATACGTGTCAATAAAACAGGAGTCATGTATGGTTAAAGCTACATTTGATGTCTTATATGCCAATGATATTAAGAATTTATTACATCGTGTGAAACTAGCCAAATTAAAAGAACGCTTAAATATCCAAGAATTGCACAAGCGCggacttgaaaaaaatatacgaGTGCCTGATAAGATTAGAGAAGGTCTTCCTGAATGGGTTAATTATATACCTGCAAAATGGTATTCCTCCGCGGTCCGTCAGGTGTTAGAATATTTAATTGGGTTATATACTGTTTTAACTTTGTGTTGGGCACTATGGCAACTATATAAACATGtatcttttattcaaaagtaCATGCAACCtttaattgacttttttatgttttacctGCATATTCTTACTGATTGGTTTAAATTGTTAGATGCATATGCAGATATTTTGTCTACCTACTGGTGGACTTACATGAAGCCtatgtttcttttaatatatccATTGTATAATGGTCTTGCTCAATTATTTAAACCTCTTCGTAATGTTGCTGGCGTTGTTAATACCCTGTTTCAACCTTTTATTTCTTGTGCCAAGTCTTTATCGTTAGCTTTGCAACCTTTGTTTCAACCTGTATCAAACCTATGTGGATTAGTTACAcgctttttaaaagatatacatGCAATGATAATTACCACAACTATTTATCAGCGCATAGCCTCAGAAATTAATTATGGGAGCCTAGACCCACTTCGTGCGCAAGTAACTCTTATAAGAGATGTAATATTTAGAAGTGTTCGTAATTTAATCTTTGGgatgaaatttatattttcaagaatTTACTACACGcatatgtttttgaaaagaGAACATAAATATGTACAAGAAGAGACGGAAATAGAAAACAAggagaaaaaacattaa